A stretch of DNA from Thermococcus sp.:
GTAGAGAAATCACTCGTTATCAAAAGCATTGGGGAGATTAGACCTGTGAAAATTGATGAGGTCAAAGAAACTCTAAAACGGACGTTCGGCATTTGCTAACCCCTGTACCTCAGCACGTGGATGTCCCGGATTAGGCGGTGCCTCTCCTCGTAGTCGAGGTATCTCCCCAGAACCTCGAAGCCGAGCTTTCCGGGCCACTTTCTTTCTTTTCTGTAAATCCTCCCGTCACTCAGTCTGTAGGCAGGGAAGACGAAGACGACCTTTGCGTTCCTCTTGAGGACATCGGAAAAGCTCTCGAAGACCGAGTAGTAAAAGCGGTCGAGCTCGTTGGCGAGTTTAATTGCCTCTCCCCTGTCCGGGTTCCTCCGAAGGGGCTTTCCGAGGTACGGCTCGGTAACTATGGCGTCAAAGCGCTGTCTAAAACAGCGTTTCAACTTCCTTGCATCGCAGACCTCCAAATGGGCCGAGTTCTTAAGGCGAAACTCCCTCCTGAGCCAGGCGAGGTTTCTCTTGGCCTCCTTTACGCGTTTCTCGTCCCTGTCACTGCCGTAGGCGTTCAAACCCTGAAGGACGAACTCTTGGAGAACAGTCCCTATCCCGCAGAAGGGGTCTAAAAAGCTCCCCCTCCTAACCTCCGTGAGGTTCACCATTATCCTCGCCAGTCGAGGCGGGATTGAGAGGATGGGCCTCTGAACTGGCCTTTCAACGTCGAGCTTCTTCAGCTCGAAGGGGTCTGTAACCTTAACGGTCTCTCCAACCAAGAAGCTCCCGTCCCCGCGGAAGAGGAAGACGAAGTCTTTAACCTCGGGAAAGCCCTTCAGGATTAGTTCAGCGGGCATCGCGTAGACCTTAGCCGGCTTGAAGAACTTCGCCGGGCCTTCGGCCTTAAACTCCCTCTTTATCTTGCTCCCGAGCTTCCTCCAGAGCCTCCAGTCGTCCCTCCCGTAGAGGCTCACCGTGAAGAGCTTTGAGTATTCGAGGTCTTTTATAGCCTCCTCACCCTCGCCGATTACCCTAACCAGCTTGAGGGAACCTCCGAGCCAGCGAAAGTATCTCTCAACGCTCCCCCTCGCCTCGAAGAGGAGCCAGTTTTTCCCCTCTTCCTTAACTATCACTCCGATCCCGAATCTCCTTGAAAAGGAGAGAAACTCTGCCTTACCCAGCTCGGGATTCTTCCCGAGGATTAGTGCGTACATGCTCCGGGCTTTGGGCAACCTTTTAAAAATCTTCCGAGTAAATTAGTTGAGTTCCCTCCGGTGGTGCCGATGCTCGCTCAGGAAGTACTTGAGTCGGTCGCTTCGATTCCCGATCCCTACGTTAGGGCCATAACCTATGCCAAGGTGGGCGAGAGACTGGCAAAGGCCAGGGAGCCGGCCTTCAGGGAAGCGTTCATAAGGGCCCTCGAAACCGCAAAGGAAGTTGACGACCCCCTTAAAATGCTCCGGGCTCTAGTTTCAGTGGGATACATGATGGGCAGGGCGGGGATACGCTCATACAAGAGGATTTTCCTCCAGGTTTCAGAGGACTCCGCCCTTCTCCCGGCTAAAGTCAGGGATGAGGTTATGCGTTCCATAGCTCTATCCCTTCTCCGCCTCGGTGAGATAGGTGAGGCCGTAACATACGCCGTTGAAATAAAGGACCAGCGCCTTAGGCAGGAGACGATGGTTGTCATAGTGAGGCAGGTTGCGAGGTCTATCGAGAGGAGGCCCATAAGAGTTGCCTACAGCCTGAGGAAGATACGTCTCGCCCTTGAATACATAACCGACGAGCCATACCGCTCAAAGGCCCTCCTTGAACTTATGAAGGCTTTCATAGCCCTGAAGAGCTACGAGAACGCACTGGCCACCGTCAGGGAGATGGGGAGTAAGGAATGGGCCAGACAGGCCTTTAAGGAGCTGATATACCGCCTGAAGGCTCAGGGAGTCCTTGAGAACTACATCGGCCTAATAGAGGAGCTTGCCGGTGAGATGGTGGAGCGCTTCGGGGAGTCCTTCACCCGGGAGCTTGCGACGGCCTTTGCGCTCAGCGGGAAGGGCGACGTTGCTGCAGAGCTGATGGAGAGGCTTGGGGACGAGGAGGAAACGGTTGAGCTGGCCCTTGAACTGCTCAGAAGATACCCGCGGGGTCTGCCGTCGTTCATTTATGCTCTTGAACCTGAAACTTCCCTCCCGGTTGGAAAGGCCATCATGAACGCAATCCTCGAAAGACCGGAGCGCGGGGACTGGGGGGTTATCAAAGCTGTGGTTGAGAAAACCGGTAGCGAGGATATACTCGCCAAGGTCGCGAGGTTCTACGTCCTTAAGGGCCGTGTCGAGGAGGCCCGAAAAATAGGTTCAGCCCTTGAGGATCTGCATCTGCGCTCGGTTGTTATGGCCGACGTTGCGAGACACTACCTCAAGGAGGGGGACGTGGATAAGGCCATTGACGCCGCCTTGGAAGTCAGGGACGCAAGGTACACCTCTATGCTGATGTCGGAGATACTCCTCAAGGCCCTCGATGCCGAGCTTGGAGGTGGTGAGGTTGGAAAGACTGGTGAGTCTTCTGAAGCGAAGGGAGGATAGAATAGACTTCCTGGAGGATTTGATAACGCTCCTCATCGAGGACTACGAACTCTACTCCGAGGACGTCCTCTTCAGGGACGCCGTCGAGGAGATATACTCAATCCTCCGTTCGGCGGTGTTGGAAGGTAAATCCGAGTTGATAGATGCCTATGATCTCTCCGTTCTCCTTCGGGCATCTCTCGGGGAGGGGCCTTCGGAACCGAAGGTTCTCCTGAGGGAAATTCTCGACAGGCTGGGGTGATGGTATGCTCTACGAGATTGAGGTACCCACGAGGGGAAGGTTCGAGATACTGGACATAACCGACCGGGTTCAGAGGAAGGTCTACGAGTCCAAGGTCAAGCACGGCATAGCGGTCGTCTTCACCCACCACACGACCACGGGTCTTATGATAAACGAGTTCGAGCCCGGCCTGATAGAGGACTTCAAGACGAAGATGAAGGAGCTGATCCCGAAGGGCGCCGGCTACTCCCACGACAGAATCGACAGCAACGCTCACGCTCACCTCAGGGCCTCCCTCCTCCTCAACCCGGAGGTTGTCGTTCCCATAGACCAGGCCGAGCTCCACCTCGGGACGTGGCAGAGGATACTCTTCGTTGAGCTCGATGGGCCGAGGCACAGGCACGTTTACGTCATGGTATGCCCCTGCCCCGAGTTCCCGGAGGAGTAGCTAGACGTACTGGGCCATGTGGGCTATCCTCTCAAGGAGCTCGTTGAAGCCCTCGTAGGTGACGAGGGAGAGGGCTATCGGCTCCTGCTCAAGTCTTTTTTTCACTATCTCCCTCAGTTCCTCAACGCGCTCCCTCGGGACGAGGTCTATCTTGTTGATGACGACTATTATGGGCTTCTCGTAGCGCATCTTGAGCATGTGGTGGAGCTTCTCCATGCCCCTGTGCAGGCCGACGGTAGCGTCTATCATGTGGATGATAATGTCTGCCGAGACTATTTCCCCGATGAGTTCCTTAAAACGCTCCTCGCTCAGAACCTTTCCCCGGAGCTCCATTCTGGGGTCGAAGAGACCGGCTGTGTCGATGAGGACGAACTCGTCGGCCCCCCCTAGGGGGTTTTTCATGCCCTTCGGTATCTTCAGCTTTCCGAACCTGCGCCTTATTATCCCCTTCGTTGTTCCAGGTAAGTCCTCGACCTCGCTGACCTTTCCCCCGATGAGTGCGTTCATGAGCGTTGACTTGCCCACGTTCTCGGCACCTATTATCGCAACCTTTATCATCCCCTCACCCCAATGTAACCTTCGGTCTGAGCTGATAAAGGTGATGCTCATGAAGCGCGTCAAGCTCGGTCACCACTACTACTACGTTGTAACCCCCGAAGAGCTGAAGGGAAGGAACATGAGGGGCAAGAACGTCGTCCTTGAGGGGGAGATAGAGACAAAACCCCTCATAGAGTTCCTCCCGATGGAGCTCCCGAGCTGGAGGACGACCTTTAAGCTTCACGGCCTCTCCATTGAGTTCGCGGGCAGCCCCTGCCTCGGAAAGGGTGAGAGGGTGAAGGTCTACGGTCGCTTCGTCGGGGATGGCATCATAGCCACGGCCATAGAGACCGAGAGGGCCCTTTTCACAACGGAGGAGTGAGCATGCTCGACCTTTTCCTTGAACTCGAAAACCTGAAGAGGCTCCCGAGGACCGGCTGGCTCCTCAGGGGCGTTGTCAGTCCGGAGAGCATAGCCGACCACTCCTTCAGGACGGCAGTCATAACCCTTTTTCTGGCCGATGAGCTCGTTAAGAGGGGAGTTGAGATAAACGTCGAGAGGGCGGTTAAGATAGCCCTTCTCCACGACATCGGTGAGGCGAGGATAACCGACGTCCCGCTGACCGCTCAGGGCTACCTCGATAAAGGGAAAGCCGAGAGGAAAGCTGTTATGGAGCTCCTCCTTAAGAGCCCCCTCCCGGAGGAGTACTTCAAGCTGTGGAGGGAGTACGAGGAGGAGTCAACGCCAGAGGGAAGGCTCGTGAAGTTCGCCGACAGGCTTGAGATGCTCATCCAGGCCTACGAATACGAGAAAGCTGGCTTTTCAGACCTCGATGAGTTCTGGAAGGCCCTTGAAGGATTAAGGAAGAGCGAGTTCTATTCCCACTTCAGGGACATCGTGGAGGAGCTTGTAGAGAGGAGGAACCTTGTGAAACAGCAACGCTTACGTTAAACCGATTTGTTTGCTGAAAACATTTAAATGGATTTTCCCGTTCTCTTCACTGGTGGTTCGGGTGAAATCGGGGGCGTTTTTCCTGATCATCCTGCTCGGCCTCTCGGTTGTATCAGCTGGGTGCATAGGGGGCTCTCCCCAGGGGAAAGCCACGCAAACCCTCATAGTGTTCCACGCGGGTTCGCTTAGCCTTCCCCTTCAGCAGCTTGAGAAGGAGTTCTCCAGCTACGCCGAGAAGAACCTCGGTGTTAGGGTTACCTTCCAGGATGAGGCCAGCGGAAGCGTGAAGGCCGTCAGGAAGGTGACCGACCTTGGAAAGAAAGCTGACATCGTAGCGGTAGCGGACTACACGCTCATACCCCAGCTCCTCGTTCCAAACTACACTGACTT
This window harbors:
- a CDS encoding TRM11 family methyltransferase, which produces MYALILGKNPELGKAEFLSFSRRFGIGVIVKEEGKNWLLFEARGSVERYFRWLGGSLKLVRVIGEGEEAIKDLEYSKLFTVSLYGRDDWRLWRKLGSKIKREFKAEGPAKFFKPAKVYAMPAELILKGFPEVKDFVFLFRGDGSFLVGETVKVTDPFELKKLDVERPVQRPILSIPPRLARIMVNLTEVRRGSFLDPFCGIGTVLQEFVLQGLNAYGSDRDEKRVKEAKRNLAWLRREFRLKNSAHLEVCDARKLKRCFRQRFDAIVTEPYLGKPLRRNPDRGEAIKLANELDRFYYSVFESFSDVLKRNAKVVFVFPAYRLSDGRIYRKERKWPGKLGFEVLGRYLDYEERHRLIRDIHVLRYRG
- a CDS encoding prenyltransferase gives rise to the protein MLAQEVLESVASIPDPYVRAITYAKVGERLAKAREPAFREAFIRALETAKEVDDPLKMLRALVSVGYMMGRAGIRSYKRIFLQVSEDSALLPAKVRDEVMRSIALSLLRLGEIGEAVTYAVEIKDQRLRQETMVVIVRQVARSIERRPIRVAYSLRKIRLALEYITDEPYRSKALLELMKAFIALKSYENALATVREMGSKEWARQAFKELIYRLKAQGVLENYIGLIEELAGEMVERFGESFTRELATAFALSGKGDVAAELMERLGDEEETVELALELLRRYPRGLPSFIYALEPETSLPVGKAIMNAILERPERGDWGVIKAVVEKTGSEDILAKVARFYVLKGRVEEARKIGSALEDLHLRSVVMADVARHYLKEGDVDKAIDAALEVRDARYTSMLMSEILLKALDAELGGGEVGKTGESSEAKGG
- a CDS encoding secondary thiamine-phosphate synthase enzyme YjbQ, producing the protein MLYEIEVPTRGRFEILDITDRVQRKVYESKVKHGIAVVFTHHTTTGLMINEFEPGLIEDFKTKMKELIPKGAGYSHDRIDSNAHAHLRASLLLNPEVVVPIDQAELHLGTWQRILFVELDGPRHRHVYVMVCPCPEFPEE
- a CDS encoding Era-like GTP-binding protein produces the protein MIKVAIIGAENVGKSTLMNALIGGKVSEVEDLPGTTKGIIRRRFGKLKIPKGMKNPLGGADEFVLIDTAGLFDPRMELRGKVLSEERFKELIGEIVSADIIIHMIDATVGLHRGMEKLHHMLKMRYEKPIIVVINKIDLVPRERVEELREIVKKRLEQEPIALSLVTYEGFNELLERIAHMAQYV
- a CDS encoding GTP-binding protein, translated to MKRVKLGHHYYYVVTPEELKGRNMRGKNVVLEGEIETKPLIEFLPMELPSWRTTFKLHGLSIEFAGSPCLGKGERVKVYGRFVGDGIIATAIETERALFTTEE
- a CDS encoding HD family hydrolase codes for the protein MLDLFLELENLKRLPRTGWLLRGVVSPESIADHSFRTAVITLFLADELVKRGVEINVERAVKIALLHDIGEARITDVPLTAQGYLDKGKAERKAVMELLLKSPLPEEYFKLWREYEEESTPEGRLVKFADRLEMLIQAYEYEKAGFSDLDEFWKALEGLRKSEFYSHFRDIVEELVERRNLVKQQRLR